In Columba livia isolate bColLiv1 breed racing homer chromosome 20, bColLiv1.pat.W.v2, whole genome shotgun sequence, a genomic segment contains:
- the RAP1GAP2 gene encoding rap1 GTPase-activating protein 2 isoform X6 yields the protein MASGKAAGERRWELVRWYVREGRFRIEERTLTAFQWLYSPQQHRIVSRADLGSPSRIDKTMLASLKIKKQELLSSADVPVAERPLSPPLTAPPTMKSAEFFEMLEKMQAPKLEEQRTGSQKHKEDYIPYPSIDEILEKGSPYPLIILPQFGGYWIEDPENLGTPTSSDSSICEEEEENLSPSAYGYRLECKGEARAYRKHFLGKDHLNFYCTASSLGNLILSIKCEETDGTEYLRIILRSKVKTLHERIPLAGFSKLPSIPQIAKAFCDDASGLKFNPVLYPKASQMIVSYDEHEVNNTFKFGVIYQKFRQTQEEELFGNNEESAAFKNFLSFLGDTITLQDFKGFRGGLDVSHGQTGTESVYTVFRDREIMFHVSTKLPFTEGDTQQLQRKRHIGNDIVAIIFQEENTPFVPDMIASNFLHAYIVVQVENPGAENITYKVSVTAREDVPSFGPPLPSPPVFQKSPEFREFLLTKLINAENACCKSDKFAKLEDRTRAALLDNLHDELHGHTQTMLGLGPEEDKLENGGHGGFLESFKRAIRVRSHSMETMVGSQKKHHGGGIPGSLSGGIAHNSGEVTKTTFSPPVPAAAAKNQSRSPIKRRSGLFPRLHTGSESQADSRTRCDSVSGAQKTPDLGHSSQEMKSETSSNPSSPEICPNKDRPFIKLKENGRSNISRSSSSTSSFSSTAGESETLEEYDSVGSQPSTASPFKQDVFVYGASPGSESPSVAAAATPVIMSRSPTDVKNRNSPRSNLKFRFDKLSHGSCSTSH from the exons gaagcaggagctgctgagcaGCGCAGATGTGCCCGTCGCGGAGCGGCCGCTGTCCCCCCCACTCACTGCCCCGCCGACCATGAAG tctgCAGAATTCTTCGAAATGCTGGAGAAAATGcag gCACCAAAGCTTGAAGAACAGAGGACTGGAAGCCAAAAACATAAG GAAGACTACATCCCGTACCCCAGCATcgatgag ATCCTGGAGAAGGGCAGCCCGTACCCGCTGATCATCCTGCCGCAGTTCGGCGGGTACTGGATTGAGGACCCCGAGAACCTCGGCACACCCACCTCCTCCGACAGCAGCATctgcgaggaggaggaggagaacctcAGCCCCAGCGCCTACGGCTACCGGCTGGAGTGCAAGGGGGAGGCGCGGGCCTACAGGAAGCATTTTCTGGGGAAG gatcatttaaatttttattgtaCAGCCAGTAGCCTTGGAAATCTGATCCTTTCTATTAAGTGTGAGGAGACAGATGGCACTGAATATTTGAGGATTATACTCAg GTCCAAAGTGAAGACGCTGCATGAAAGGATCCCCCTGGCAGGGTTCAGCAAgctccccagcatcccccagaTTGCAAAG GCCTTCTGCGATGACGCCTCTGGCCTGAAGTTCAACCCAGTTCTGTACCCCAAG GCGTCCCAGATGATAGTGTCTTACGATGAACATGAGGTCAACAACACGTTCAAGTTTGGTGTGATCTACCAGAAGTTCAGGCAG ACCCAAGAGGAGGAGTTGTTCGGCAATAATGAAGAGAGCGCTGCCTTCAAGAACTTCTTAAGTTTTCTGGGAGACACCATAACACTCCAGGACTTCAAAGG TTTTCGAGGAGGTCTGGATGTCAGCCACGGGCAGACGGGGACGGAGTCTGTGTACACGGTGTTCAGGGACAGGGAGATAATGTTTCACGTCTCTACAAAGCTGCCGTTTACTGAAGGAGACACGCAGCAA CTCCAGAGGAAGCGGCACATTGGCAACGACATCGTGGCGATTATCTTCCAAGAAGAGAACACGCCGTTTGTCCCGGACATGATCGCCTCCAACTTCTTGCACGCCTACATCGTGGTGCAGGTGGAGAACCCCGGGGCAGAGAACATCACGTACAAG GTGTCGGTCACAGCCCGAGAAGATGTTCCCTCCTTCGGCCCCCCCCTGCCCAGCCCGCCCGTGTTCCAGAAG AGCCCCGAGTTCCGGGAGTTCCTGCTCACCAAACTCATCAACGCCGAGAACGCCTGCTGCAAGTCAGACAAGTTTGCGAAGCTGGAG GACCGGACACGGGCAGCCTTGTTGGACAACCTCCACGATGAGCTCCACGGGCACACACAAACcatgctggggctggggcctgAGGAGGACAAGCTGGAAAACGGGGGTCATGGAGGCTTTCTGGAGTCCTTCAAG AGAGCCATCCGGGTGCGCAGCCACTCCATGGAGACGATGGTGGGCAGCCAGAAGAAGCACCACGGCGGTGGCATCCCGGGCAGCCTCAGCGGGGGCATCGCACACAACAGCGGCGAGGTGACCAAGACCACCTTCTCG CCCCCGGTACCAGCAGCTGCCGCCAAGAACCAGTCCCGGAGCCCCATCAAGCGCCGCTCGGGGCTGTTCCCCCGCCTGCACACGGGCTCGGAGAGCCAGGCGGACAGCAGGACGAGGTG TGACAGtgtttctggggcccagaagACACCGGATTTGGGACATTCGTCTCAGGAAATGAAATCTGAAACCTCGTCCAACCCCAGCTCCCCTGAAATATGCCCCAACAAAGACAG GCCGTTCATTAAGCTGAAAGAAAACGGGAGGTCGAACATCTCCCgctcctcctccagcaccagcagcttcaGCAGCACGGCGGGAGAGAGCGAGACGCTGGAGGAATATGACAGTGTG GGCAGCCAGCCATCCACAGCCTCGCCGTTCAAGCAGGACGTGTTTGTCTACGGAGCCTCGCCCGGCAGTGAGAGCCCAAGTGTGGCAGCTGCGGCCACCCCCGTCATCATGAGCAGGAGCCCCACAG ATGTAAAGAACAGAAACTCTCCAAGGTCAAACCTGAAGTTTCGCTTCGACAAGCTCAGCCACGGCAGCTGCAGCACG agCCACTAG
- the RAP1GAP2 gene encoding rap1 GTPase-activating protein 2 isoform X5: MASGKAAGERRWELVRWYVREGRFRIEERTLTAFQWLYSPQQHRIVSRADLGSPSRIDKTMLASLKIKKQELLSSADVPVAERPLSPPLTAPPTMKSAEFFEMLEKMQAPKLEEQRTGSQKHKEDYIPYPSIDEILEKGSPYPLIILPQFGGYWIEDPENLGTPTSSDSSICEEEEENLSPSAYGYRLECKGEARAYRKHFLGKDHLNFYCTASSLGNLILSIKCEETDGTEYLRIILRSKVKTLHERIPLAGFSKLPSIPQIAKAFCDDASGLKFNPVLYPKASQMIVSYDEHEVNNTFKFGVIYQKFRQTQEEELFGNNEESAAFKNFLSFLGDTITLQDFKGFRGGLDVSHGQTGTESVYTVFRDREIMFHVSTKLPFTEGDTQQLQRKRHIGNDIVAIIFQEENTPFVPDMIASNFLHAYIVVQVENPGAENITYKVSVTAREDVPSFGPPLPSPPVFQKSPEFREFLLTKLINAENACCKSDKFAKLEDRTRAALLDNLHDELHGHTQTMLGLGPEEDKLENGGHGGFLESFKRAIRVRSHSMETMVGSQKKHHGGGIPGSLSGGIAHNSGEVTKTTFSPPVPAAAAKNQSRSPIKRRSGLFPRLHTGSESQADSRTRCDSVSGAQKTPDLGHSSQEMKSETSSNPSSPEICPNKDRPFIKLKENGRSNISRSSSSTSSFSSTAGESETLEEYDSVGSQPSTASPFKQDVFVYGASPGSESPSVAAAATPVIMSRSPTADVKNRNSPRSNLKFRFDKLSHGSCSTSH, encoded by the exons gaagcaggagctgctgagcaGCGCAGATGTGCCCGTCGCGGAGCGGCCGCTGTCCCCCCCACTCACTGCCCCGCCGACCATGAAG tctgCAGAATTCTTCGAAATGCTGGAGAAAATGcag gCACCAAAGCTTGAAGAACAGAGGACTGGAAGCCAAAAACATAAG GAAGACTACATCCCGTACCCCAGCATcgatgag ATCCTGGAGAAGGGCAGCCCGTACCCGCTGATCATCCTGCCGCAGTTCGGCGGGTACTGGATTGAGGACCCCGAGAACCTCGGCACACCCACCTCCTCCGACAGCAGCATctgcgaggaggaggaggagaacctcAGCCCCAGCGCCTACGGCTACCGGCTGGAGTGCAAGGGGGAGGCGCGGGCCTACAGGAAGCATTTTCTGGGGAAG gatcatttaaatttttattgtaCAGCCAGTAGCCTTGGAAATCTGATCCTTTCTATTAAGTGTGAGGAGACAGATGGCACTGAATATTTGAGGATTATACTCAg GTCCAAAGTGAAGACGCTGCATGAAAGGATCCCCCTGGCAGGGTTCAGCAAgctccccagcatcccccagaTTGCAAAG GCCTTCTGCGATGACGCCTCTGGCCTGAAGTTCAACCCAGTTCTGTACCCCAAG GCGTCCCAGATGATAGTGTCTTACGATGAACATGAGGTCAACAACACGTTCAAGTTTGGTGTGATCTACCAGAAGTTCAGGCAG ACCCAAGAGGAGGAGTTGTTCGGCAATAATGAAGAGAGCGCTGCCTTCAAGAACTTCTTAAGTTTTCTGGGAGACACCATAACACTCCAGGACTTCAAAGG TTTTCGAGGAGGTCTGGATGTCAGCCACGGGCAGACGGGGACGGAGTCTGTGTACACGGTGTTCAGGGACAGGGAGATAATGTTTCACGTCTCTACAAAGCTGCCGTTTACTGAAGGAGACACGCAGCAA CTCCAGAGGAAGCGGCACATTGGCAACGACATCGTGGCGATTATCTTCCAAGAAGAGAACACGCCGTTTGTCCCGGACATGATCGCCTCCAACTTCTTGCACGCCTACATCGTGGTGCAGGTGGAGAACCCCGGGGCAGAGAACATCACGTACAAG GTGTCGGTCACAGCCCGAGAAGATGTTCCCTCCTTCGGCCCCCCCCTGCCCAGCCCGCCCGTGTTCCAGAAG AGCCCCGAGTTCCGGGAGTTCCTGCTCACCAAACTCATCAACGCCGAGAACGCCTGCTGCAAGTCAGACAAGTTTGCGAAGCTGGAG GACCGGACACGGGCAGCCTTGTTGGACAACCTCCACGATGAGCTCCACGGGCACACACAAACcatgctggggctggggcctgAGGAGGACAAGCTGGAAAACGGGGGTCATGGAGGCTTTCTGGAGTCCTTCAAG AGAGCCATCCGGGTGCGCAGCCACTCCATGGAGACGATGGTGGGCAGCCAGAAGAAGCACCACGGCGGTGGCATCCCGGGCAGCCTCAGCGGGGGCATCGCACACAACAGCGGCGAGGTGACCAAGACCACCTTCTCG CCCCCGGTACCAGCAGCTGCCGCCAAGAACCAGTCCCGGAGCCCCATCAAGCGCCGCTCGGGGCTGTTCCCCCGCCTGCACACGGGCTCGGAGAGCCAGGCGGACAGCAGGACGAGGTG TGACAGtgtttctggggcccagaagACACCGGATTTGGGACATTCGTCTCAGGAAATGAAATCTGAAACCTCGTCCAACCCCAGCTCCCCTGAAATATGCCCCAACAAAGACAG GCCGTTCATTAAGCTGAAAGAAAACGGGAGGTCGAACATCTCCCgctcctcctccagcaccagcagcttcaGCAGCACGGCGGGAGAGAGCGAGACGCTGGAGGAATATGACAGTGTG GGCAGCCAGCCATCCACAGCCTCGCCGTTCAAGCAGGACGTGTTTGTCTACGGAGCCTCGCCCGGCAGTGAGAGCCCAAGTGTGGCAGCTGCGGCCACCCCCGTCATCATGAGCAGGAGCCCCACAG cAGATGTAAAGAACAGAAACTCTCCAAGGTCAAACCTGAAGTTTCGCTTCGACAAGCTCAGCCACGGCAGCTGCAGCACG agCCACTAG
- the RAP1GAP2 gene encoding rap1 GTPase-activating protein 2 isoform X12 yields the protein MAGAPWQHRATAMFQRKRSVSFGGYGWIDKTMLASLKIKKQELLSSADVPVAERPLSPPLTAPPTMKSAEFFEMLEKMQAPKLEEQRTGSQKHKEDYIPYPSIDEILEKGSPYPLIILPQFGGYWIEDPENLGTPTSSDSSICEEEEENLSPSAYGYRLECKGEARAYRKHFLGKDHLNFYCTASSLGNLILSIKCEETDGTEYLRIILRSKVKTLHERIPLAGFSKLPSIPQIAKAFCDDASGLKFNPVLYPKASQMIVSYDEHEVNNTFKFGVIYQKFRQTQEEELFGNNEESAAFKNFLSFLGDTITLQDFKGFRGGLDVSHGQTGTESVYTVFRDREIMFHVSTKLPFTEGDTQQLQRKRHIGNDIVAIIFQEENTPFVPDMIASNFLHAYIVVQVENPGAENITYKVSVTAREDVPSFGPPLPSPPVFQKSPEFREFLLTKLINAENACCKSDKFAKLEDRTRAALLDNLHDELHGHTQTMLGLGPEEDKLENGGHGGFLESFKRAIRVRSHSMETMVGSQKKHHGGGIPGSLSGGIAHNSGEVTKTTFSPPVPAAAAKNQSRSPIKRRSGLFPRLHTGSESQADSRTRCDSVSGAQKTPDLGHSSQEMKSETSSNPSSPEICPNKDRPFIKLKENGRSNISRSSSSTSSFSSTAGESETLEEYDSVGSQPSTASPFKQDVFVYGASPGSESPSVAAAATPVIMSRSPTADVKNRNSPRSNLKFRFDKLSHGSCSTSH from the exons gaagcaggagctgctgagcaGCGCAGATGTGCCCGTCGCGGAGCGGCCGCTGTCCCCCCCACTCACTGCCCCGCCGACCATGAAG tctgCAGAATTCTTCGAAATGCTGGAGAAAATGcag gCACCAAAGCTTGAAGAACAGAGGACTGGAAGCCAAAAACATAAG GAAGACTACATCCCGTACCCCAGCATcgatgag ATCCTGGAGAAGGGCAGCCCGTACCCGCTGATCATCCTGCCGCAGTTCGGCGGGTACTGGATTGAGGACCCCGAGAACCTCGGCACACCCACCTCCTCCGACAGCAGCATctgcgaggaggaggaggagaacctcAGCCCCAGCGCCTACGGCTACCGGCTGGAGTGCAAGGGGGAGGCGCGGGCCTACAGGAAGCATTTTCTGGGGAAG gatcatttaaatttttattgtaCAGCCAGTAGCCTTGGAAATCTGATCCTTTCTATTAAGTGTGAGGAGACAGATGGCACTGAATATTTGAGGATTATACTCAg GTCCAAAGTGAAGACGCTGCATGAAAGGATCCCCCTGGCAGGGTTCAGCAAgctccccagcatcccccagaTTGCAAAG GCCTTCTGCGATGACGCCTCTGGCCTGAAGTTCAACCCAGTTCTGTACCCCAAG GCGTCCCAGATGATAGTGTCTTACGATGAACATGAGGTCAACAACACGTTCAAGTTTGGTGTGATCTACCAGAAGTTCAGGCAG ACCCAAGAGGAGGAGTTGTTCGGCAATAATGAAGAGAGCGCTGCCTTCAAGAACTTCTTAAGTTTTCTGGGAGACACCATAACACTCCAGGACTTCAAAGG TTTTCGAGGAGGTCTGGATGTCAGCCACGGGCAGACGGGGACGGAGTCTGTGTACACGGTGTTCAGGGACAGGGAGATAATGTTTCACGTCTCTACAAAGCTGCCGTTTACTGAAGGAGACACGCAGCAA CTCCAGAGGAAGCGGCACATTGGCAACGACATCGTGGCGATTATCTTCCAAGAAGAGAACACGCCGTTTGTCCCGGACATGATCGCCTCCAACTTCTTGCACGCCTACATCGTGGTGCAGGTGGAGAACCCCGGGGCAGAGAACATCACGTACAAG GTGTCGGTCACAGCCCGAGAAGATGTTCCCTCCTTCGGCCCCCCCCTGCCCAGCCCGCCCGTGTTCCAGAAG AGCCCCGAGTTCCGGGAGTTCCTGCTCACCAAACTCATCAACGCCGAGAACGCCTGCTGCAAGTCAGACAAGTTTGCGAAGCTGGAG GACCGGACACGGGCAGCCTTGTTGGACAACCTCCACGATGAGCTCCACGGGCACACACAAACcatgctggggctggggcctgAGGAGGACAAGCTGGAAAACGGGGGTCATGGAGGCTTTCTGGAGTCCTTCAAG AGAGCCATCCGGGTGCGCAGCCACTCCATGGAGACGATGGTGGGCAGCCAGAAGAAGCACCACGGCGGTGGCATCCCGGGCAGCCTCAGCGGGGGCATCGCACACAACAGCGGCGAGGTGACCAAGACCACCTTCTCG CCCCCGGTACCAGCAGCTGCCGCCAAGAACCAGTCCCGGAGCCCCATCAAGCGCCGCTCGGGGCTGTTCCCCCGCCTGCACACGGGCTCGGAGAGCCAGGCGGACAGCAGGACGAGGTG TGACAGtgtttctggggcccagaagACACCGGATTTGGGACATTCGTCTCAGGAAATGAAATCTGAAACCTCGTCCAACCCCAGCTCCCCTGAAATATGCCCCAACAAAGACAG GCCGTTCATTAAGCTGAAAGAAAACGGGAGGTCGAACATCTCCCgctcctcctccagcaccagcagcttcaGCAGCACGGCGGGAGAGAGCGAGACGCTGGAGGAATATGACAGTGTG GGCAGCCAGCCATCCACAGCCTCGCCGTTCAAGCAGGACGTGTTTGTCTACGGAGCCTCGCCCGGCAGTGAGAGCCCAAGTGTGGCAGCTGCGGCCACCCCCGTCATCATGAGCAGGAGCCCCACAG cAGATGTAAAGAACAGAAACTCTCCAAGGTCAAACCTGAAGTTTCGCTTCGACAAGCTCAGCCACGGCAGCTGCAGCACG agCCACTAG
- the RAP1GAP2 gene encoding rap1 GTPase-activating protein 2 isoform X8, giving the protein MPGKLECDCSFAENSLLFLSFGRAASAPFVPLWLLVPGAGAAAPSQRSCRAAWAGKCLGVSGKQELLSSADVPVAERPLSPPLTAPPTMKSAEFFEMLEKMQAPKLEEQRTGSQKHKEDYIPYPSIDEILEKGSPYPLIILPQFGGYWIEDPENLGTPTSSDSSICEEEEENLSPSAYGYRLECKGEARAYRKHFLGKDHLNFYCTASSLGNLILSIKCEETDGTEYLRIILRSKVKTLHERIPLAGFSKLPSIPQIAKAFCDDASGLKFNPVLYPKASQMIVSYDEHEVNNTFKFGVIYQKFRQTQEEELFGNNEESAAFKNFLSFLGDTITLQDFKGFRGGLDVSHGQTGTESVYTVFRDREIMFHVSTKLPFTEGDTQQLQRKRHIGNDIVAIIFQEENTPFVPDMIASNFLHAYIVVQVENPGAENITYKVSVTAREDVPSFGPPLPSPPVFQKSPEFREFLLTKLINAENACCKSDKFAKLEDRTRAALLDNLHDELHGHTQTMLGLGPEEDKLENGGHGGFLESFKRAIRVRSHSMETMVGSQKKHHGGGIPGSLSGGIAHNSGEVTKTTFSPPVPAAAAKNQSRSPIKRRSGLFPRLHTGSESQADSRTRCDSVSGAQKTPDLGHSSQEMKSETSSNPSSPEICPNKDRPFIKLKENGRSNISRSSSSTSSFSSTAGESETLEEYDSVGSQPSTASPFKQDVFVYGASPGSESPSVAAAATPVIMSRSPTADVKNRNSPRSNLKFRFDKLSHGSCSTSH; this is encoded by the exons gaagcaggagctgctgagcaGCGCAGATGTGCCCGTCGCGGAGCGGCCGCTGTCCCCCCCACTCACTGCCCCGCCGACCATGAAG tctgCAGAATTCTTCGAAATGCTGGAGAAAATGcag gCACCAAAGCTTGAAGAACAGAGGACTGGAAGCCAAAAACATAAG GAAGACTACATCCCGTACCCCAGCATcgatgag ATCCTGGAGAAGGGCAGCCCGTACCCGCTGATCATCCTGCCGCAGTTCGGCGGGTACTGGATTGAGGACCCCGAGAACCTCGGCACACCCACCTCCTCCGACAGCAGCATctgcgaggaggaggaggagaacctcAGCCCCAGCGCCTACGGCTACCGGCTGGAGTGCAAGGGGGAGGCGCGGGCCTACAGGAAGCATTTTCTGGGGAAG gatcatttaaatttttattgtaCAGCCAGTAGCCTTGGAAATCTGATCCTTTCTATTAAGTGTGAGGAGACAGATGGCACTGAATATTTGAGGATTATACTCAg GTCCAAAGTGAAGACGCTGCATGAAAGGATCCCCCTGGCAGGGTTCAGCAAgctccccagcatcccccagaTTGCAAAG GCCTTCTGCGATGACGCCTCTGGCCTGAAGTTCAACCCAGTTCTGTACCCCAAG GCGTCCCAGATGATAGTGTCTTACGATGAACATGAGGTCAACAACACGTTCAAGTTTGGTGTGATCTACCAGAAGTTCAGGCAG ACCCAAGAGGAGGAGTTGTTCGGCAATAATGAAGAGAGCGCTGCCTTCAAGAACTTCTTAAGTTTTCTGGGAGACACCATAACACTCCAGGACTTCAAAGG TTTTCGAGGAGGTCTGGATGTCAGCCACGGGCAGACGGGGACGGAGTCTGTGTACACGGTGTTCAGGGACAGGGAGATAATGTTTCACGTCTCTACAAAGCTGCCGTTTACTGAAGGAGACACGCAGCAA CTCCAGAGGAAGCGGCACATTGGCAACGACATCGTGGCGATTATCTTCCAAGAAGAGAACACGCCGTTTGTCCCGGACATGATCGCCTCCAACTTCTTGCACGCCTACATCGTGGTGCAGGTGGAGAACCCCGGGGCAGAGAACATCACGTACAAG GTGTCGGTCACAGCCCGAGAAGATGTTCCCTCCTTCGGCCCCCCCCTGCCCAGCCCGCCCGTGTTCCAGAAG AGCCCCGAGTTCCGGGAGTTCCTGCTCACCAAACTCATCAACGCCGAGAACGCCTGCTGCAAGTCAGACAAGTTTGCGAAGCTGGAG GACCGGACACGGGCAGCCTTGTTGGACAACCTCCACGATGAGCTCCACGGGCACACACAAACcatgctggggctggggcctgAGGAGGACAAGCTGGAAAACGGGGGTCATGGAGGCTTTCTGGAGTCCTTCAAG AGAGCCATCCGGGTGCGCAGCCACTCCATGGAGACGATGGTGGGCAGCCAGAAGAAGCACCACGGCGGTGGCATCCCGGGCAGCCTCAGCGGGGGCATCGCACACAACAGCGGCGAGGTGACCAAGACCACCTTCTCG CCCCCGGTACCAGCAGCTGCCGCCAAGAACCAGTCCCGGAGCCCCATCAAGCGCCGCTCGGGGCTGTTCCCCCGCCTGCACACGGGCTCGGAGAGCCAGGCGGACAGCAGGACGAGGTG TGACAGtgtttctggggcccagaagACACCGGATTTGGGACATTCGTCTCAGGAAATGAAATCTGAAACCTCGTCCAACCCCAGCTCCCCTGAAATATGCCCCAACAAAGACAG GCCGTTCATTAAGCTGAAAGAAAACGGGAGGTCGAACATCTCCCgctcctcctccagcaccagcagcttcaGCAGCACGGCGGGAGAGAGCGAGACGCTGGAGGAATATGACAGTGTG GGCAGCCAGCCATCCACAGCCTCGCCGTTCAAGCAGGACGTGTTTGTCTACGGAGCCTCGCCCGGCAGTGAGAGCCCAAGTGTGGCAGCTGCGGCCACCCCCGTCATCATGAGCAGGAGCCCCACAG cAGATGTAAAGAACAGAAACTCTCCAAGGTCAAACCTGAAGTTTCGCTTCGACAAGCTCAGCCACGGCAGCTGCAGCACG agCCACTAG
- the RAP1GAP2 gene encoding rap1 GTPase-activating protein 2 isoform X15: MSRAGGRMRSRRAGIRAAVVLIGLLHRSRRQSREQRKQELLSSADVPVAERPLSPPLTAPPTMKSAEFFEMLEKMQAPKLEEQRTGSQKHKEDYIPYPSIDEILEKGSPYPLIILPQFGGYWIEDPENLGTPTSSDSSICEEEEENLSPSAYGYRLECKGEARAYRKHFLGKDHLNFYCTASSLGNLILSIKCEETDGTEYLRIILRSKVKTLHERIPLAGFSKLPSIPQIAKAFCDDASGLKFNPVLYPKASQMIVSYDEHEVNNTFKFGVIYQKFRQTQEEELFGNNEESAAFKNFLSFLGDTITLQDFKGFRGGLDVSHGQTGTESVYTVFRDREIMFHVSTKLPFTEGDTQQLQRKRHIGNDIVAIIFQEENTPFVPDMIASNFLHAYIVVQVENPGAENITYKVSVTAREDVPSFGPPLPSPPVFQKSPEFREFLLTKLINAENACCKSDKFAKLEDRTRAALLDNLHDELHGHTQTMLGLGPEEDKLENGGHGGFLESFKRAIRVRSHSMETMVGSQKKHHGGGIPGSLSGGIAHNSGEVTKTTFSPPVPAAAAKNQSRSPIKRRSGLFPRLHTGSESQADSRTRCDSVSGAQKTPDLGHSSQEMKSETSSNPSSPEICPNKDRPFIKLKENGRSNISRSSSSTSSFSSTAGESETLEEYDSVGSQPSTASPFKQDVFVYGASPGSESPSVAAAATPVIMSRSPTDVKNRNSPRSNLKFRFDKLSHGSCSTSH; this comes from the exons gaagcaggagctgctgagcaGCGCAGATGTGCCCGTCGCGGAGCGGCCGCTGTCCCCCCCACTCACTGCCCCGCCGACCATGAAG tctgCAGAATTCTTCGAAATGCTGGAGAAAATGcag gCACCAAAGCTTGAAGAACAGAGGACTGGAAGCCAAAAACATAAG GAAGACTACATCCCGTACCCCAGCATcgatgag ATCCTGGAGAAGGGCAGCCCGTACCCGCTGATCATCCTGCCGCAGTTCGGCGGGTACTGGATTGAGGACCCCGAGAACCTCGGCACACCCACCTCCTCCGACAGCAGCATctgcgaggaggaggaggagaacctcAGCCCCAGCGCCTACGGCTACCGGCTGGAGTGCAAGGGGGAGGCGCGGGCCTACAGGAAGCATTTTCTGGGGAAG gatcatttaaatttttattgtaCAGCCAGTAGCCTTGGAAATCTGATCCTTTCTATTAAGTGTGAGGAGACAGATGGCACTGAATATTTGAGGATTATACTCAg GTCCAAAGTGAAGACGCTGCATGAAAGGATCCCCCTGGCAGGGTTCAGCAAgctccccagcatcccccagaTTGCAAAG GCCTTCTGCGATGACGCCTCTGGCCTGAAGTTCAACCCAGTTCTGTACCCCAAG GCGTCCCAGATGATAGTGTCTTACGATGAACATGAGGTCAACAACACGTTCAAGTTTGGTGTGATCTACCAGAAGTTCAGGCAG ACCCAAGAGGAGGAGTTGTTCGGCAATAATGAAGAGAGCGCTGCCTTCAAGAACTTCTTAAGTTTTCTGGGAGACACCATAACACTCCAGGACTTCAAAGG TTTTCGAGGAGGTCTGGATGTCAGCCACGGGCAGACGGGGACGGAGTCTGTGTACACGGTGTTCAGGGACAGGGAGATAATGTTTCACGTCTCTACAAAGCTGCCGTTTACTGAAGGAGACACGCAGCAA CTCCAGAGGAAGCGGCACATTGGCAACGACATCGTGGCGATTATCTTCCAAGAAGAGAACACGCCGTTTGTCCCGGACATGATCGCCTCCAACTTCTTGCACGCCTACATCGTGGTGCAGGTGGAGAACCCCGGGGCAGAGAACATCACGTACAAG GTGTCGGTCACAGCCCGAGAAGATGTTCCCTCCTTCGGCCCCCCCCTGCCCAGCCCGCCCGTGTTCCAGAAG AGCCCCGAGTTCCGGGAGTTCCTGCTCACCAAACTCATCAACGCCGAGAACGCCTGCTGCAAGTCAGACAAGTTTGCGAAGCTGGAG GACCGGACACGGGCAGCCTTGTTGGACAACCTCCACGATGAGCTCCACGGGCACACACAAACcatgctggggctggggcctgAGGAGGACAAGCTGGAAAACGGGGGTCATGGAGGCTTTCTGGAGTCCTTCAAG AGAGCCATCCGGGTGCGCAGCCACTCCATGGAGACGATGGTGGGCAGCCAGAAGAAGCACCACGGCGGTGGCATCCCGGGCAGCCTCAGCGGGGGCATCGCACACAACAGCGGCGAGGTGACCAAGACCACCTTCTCG CCCCCGGTACCAGCAGCTGCCGCCAAGAACCAGTCCCGGAGCCCCATCAAGCGCCGCTCGGGGCTGTTCCCCCGCCTGCACACGGGCTCGGAGAGCCAGGCGGACAGCAGGACGAGGTG TGACAGtgtttctggggcccagaagACACCGGATTTGGGACATTCGTCTCAGGAAATGAAATCTGAAACCTCGTCCAACCCCAGCTCCCCTGAAATATGCCCCAACAAAGACAG GCCGTTCATTAAGCTGAAAGAAAACGGGAGGTCGAACATCTCCCgctcctcctccagcaccagcagcttcaGCAGCACGGCGGGAGAGAGCGAGACGCTGGAGGAATATGACAGTGTG GGCAGCCAGCCATCCACAGCCTCGCCGTTCAAGCAGGACGTGTTTGTCTACGGAGCCTCGCCCGGCAGTGAGAGCCCAAGTGTGGCAGCTGCGGCCACCCCCGTCATCATGAGCAGGAGCCCCACAG ATGTAAAGAACAGAAACTCTCCAAGGTCAAACCTGAAGTTTCGCTTCGACAAGCTCAGCCACGGCAGCTGCAGCACG agCCACTAG